The Arcanobacterium wilhelmae region GAGCGGAAGTTCGCAAGCGGGGTGGGCACATCGTGGAGGTCGATCTGCGGCTGAATATAGTTGCGGGCCACGATGCGCGGGCCAGTGAGTGCGGGCGCCGCCACGAGTGCGGCGACGAGAGCGAGCACGACCATCACAGTGCCGCCGGCGAAACCGCGGCGCATGAGCGCGCTCGGATCACCAACCGACAACTCGCCCGCGATGGTTTTGCGGCGGAAAGAGAGGTAGGCGGCCCAGACCATCGCGATTCCGCCACCGACGGCGCCGATCACCGGGTGCTCTCCGGCTCGAACGCTGAAGGCCATGCCGACGAGGGCGTGCGCGGCGATCGGCATCAGCGCCCACTCGCTGTGGTGGAAACGCAACGTTGCAGAGATCGCAGCGAGCCCAGCACACAGGCCAACAATATAGGGCAACACGGAGGGGCCAACATAGTTGGAGGCGGGCGGGATCAGGGTCAGGAGATCCTTCCACGAGGTCACCGCTTGAACCGCCAACGTTTTCAGCGACAGCGGGGTGGGGATCACCGCGTAAATCCCGAGCTGTGGAAGGGCGAGCGCGGTGCCGAACAGGAAATAGCCTGCGGTGGCCATCATCAGCGTCGGAAAGAAACCTGCGGCGATCAGATAAGAAATCCAGGCCGCCAAGGCGCCCACCGCGGCGCCGCCGAAGGCGGCGCCGAATCCGGTTGCGCCACCAAAAACATCTTCGTGGAACACCGACGCGAGGGCCAGAAGAACCATCACGACGAGAGCATTTTGTACATTACGTGGTTTCGGTTTCATCGCACCGCCTTCGCTGCAGCAAGCGGAGCGATCTGAAGGTTCTCGATGCCCAACACGGGCACCCCCACAAGATCCGACAATTCAGTGTGAGCGCCGGCACGCACCACCACGGCTCTGGCGCCGGCTGGCACCGTCGCCAGAGCCGCACGAACCTCCTCGCGCGCCGTATTCTGGCCCGTCACAAGCACAATCACAGATGCGCCCGGAACGTGCGTCACGGCGTCGGAAACGCCAGCGACAAATGTGGTTGCAGGCGTGCGTTCCACCATCGTGAACGAATCCATCAACCGCATCGGAGTGGGATCTGCGAGCAGTTCGCCAGCAAACGCCACCTGCGCGATACGTTCCTCGTTAATCTCCGTTGCCGCGATCGACGCCGCCAGCGATACACCAAGCTCGAACTCGTCGTCGCTGGCCCAATTCTGCGGCGCAGAATCCAACACAACCAGCATGTGTGAGCGGCGAGTATCGTCGAACTCGCGCACCATCAACGTGCCCTTGCGCGCTGACGTCTTCCAATGGATCGCCCTGCGCGGATCGCCGGGAACATATCCGCGAAGCGCACGGAATGACACGTCGGAACTGGACAGTTCACGGCTCGCGCGCCCTTCGACGTCCTTCAAAAAGCCGAGCGCACGCAACGCCACCGCGGCACGCTTGGGATGCACAAAAAACTCTTCGCTCCCCGACAGCGGCTCGCGCGTGTACACCAAACCGATCGGATCGGAACGCACCGAACTCACCGGCCCGATCTGCACCATGCCGCGCCTCGTCGTCGGGATCGTGAACACGGCGTCGTGGCTCTCTCCAGGGGCCAGACGCGGGATCGCGAACATGGACGAGCCCTGCCCCACGGGCAACTCGAGCCACACTGCGCGCGACTTGCGCGAACCCGTGTTGCGAACCTTCAACTCGCCCACGCCGCTCGCGCCCGCAACCACGCGCACCGTTGCCAACTCGATCTCGGCCGCCAGCGAGCTGCGCCCCAACGAGGCAACCCAGGCCAACACAAGCAAAACGAGGGTGAAGACTCCCATGCCGATCAACTCGACCCAGCCCAGCGCCCAGCCGGCAACCCAACCGAACACTGAAGCCAACGCGACTCCCCACCCCAGCGGGGTCAGTCTTCTCACGGCGCCGGCACCTTCGCGATCGCGCGCTCGAGCACGCCCGCCGCCGTCGCGCCCGAGAACTGGGCGTCCGGATCGAGCACAATCCTGTGCTCCCACACGTGGGAGACAAGCGCCAAAACGTCGTCAGGGATCACGTAATCGCGCCCCTCAACGCCGGCCCACACTTTCGCGGCCCGCACCATCGCGAGCGCGCCACGGATCGACACGCCCAGGCGCGCCTCCGGATCCTCACGGGTGGCCTGCGCCAATGCCCACACGAATGCGAGCAGCTCATCGGAGGCGTGAACGTTTGCCGCTGCGTCGATCATCGTATTCACAGTATCCGCATCCACCACCGGGGAAAGCTCGCTCGCACGGTCGGCGATATTTGCGCCCGACAGCACCGCCACGCCCACGCTCGCCGGCGGGAAACCCACCTCGATCTTCATCAGGAAACGATCTAGCTGCGCTTCGGGCAGCGGGTACGTGCCCGCCTGCTCGATCGGGTTCTGGGTGGCGATCACCATGAACGGGCGCGACGCCGGATAGGCGGTGCCGTCCACGGTGACGTGACCTTCTTCCATCACTTCCAGCAGCGCCGACTGTGTTTTCGGCGAGGCGCGGTTAATTTCGTCCGCGAGCACCACCTGGGCGAAGATCGGGCCAGGATGGAACTCCCACTTGCCGGCGAGCTGGTCGTACATGGTCACGCCCGTAATATCCGACGGCAGCAAATCCGGGGTGAACTGGATACGCGAGGCGGTGGAATCGATCGATGCGGCGATCGCGCGGGCGAGCGCCGTCTTACCGGTTCCTGGCGCGTCCTCGATGAGGAGGTGCCCGCGCGCCATCATCGCGGTGAGCGCCAGGCGGATCACGTCCTTCTTGCCGAGCACGGCACGCCCCACGTTGGCGGCGATCTCTTCGAAGGTCTGCGCGAACGTTTCTGCGTTCATCTGTTCGTTCATCGTTTTTCCTTATTCGATAATCAGCGGGCGCGAAACCGCCGGTGCGGAGGCGCCAATAGCGTTGTACAAAATCACTTGGAACTGGTGGGAGCCCGGGGTTCGTGCGGGCATGCGGCACACCTGGCCTGGCACGCACTCCACCGAGTCGCCTTGGTTGAGGTCGGTGATCACCGCGGAGGTCAGCGAGGAGCCACCGAGGCCACCTGGCGTGAAGCTCACGGTGGCCGTGTTGCCGTTCAGCTGGGCGACCACCTGGCGCGGGGCGTCGGGAACGTCCACGGAATCGACATACACCACGGAGGAGACGTCGCGGGCGGAATCCCCTGTGGCGTCACGCAGGGTGAACTTCACCTGGAACTGGCCCACCGCGATCGGGGTGATCACAAGGCGGGTGCCGCGCACGGACACGCGCACGCCGTTGCCGCCGTTCGCGGCGACGATCGTTGGCGCGGTGGGGAACGGGTTCGACACCAGCGAGTTCACGTCCACCGTGACGGACTGCCCGCGGCGCACCTGTTCGGAGGCTGTGCCCACGCCAAGGCGCGGCTTTTCTTGCTCGAGGACGGTGACGTTCACGCTTCCCGACGACGTCGACGTGCCGTCGGAAACGACCACGCGGATCGCGCCGCTGCTGGCACCTTCCGCGGCCGAGATTCGCAACGTCGAACCGTTGAGCTGGGCGTTCACTCCGGCAGGCACGCCTTCCACGCGGTACGTGAGGTTGTCCGAATCCGGATCGTTCGCCATCGAGGTC contains the following coding sequences:
- a CDS encoding DUF58 domain-containing protein, producing MRRLTPLGWGVALASVFGWVAGWALGWVELIGMGVFTLVLLVLAWVASLGRSSLAAEIELATVRVVAGASGVGELKVRNTGSRKSRAVWLELPVGQGSSMFAIPRLAPGESHDAVFTIPTTRRGMVQIGPVSSVRSDPIGLVYTREPLSGSEEFFVHPKRAAVALRALGFLKDVEGRASRELSSSDVSFRALRGYVPGDPRRAIHWKTSARKGTLMVREFDDTRRSHMLVVLDSAPQNWASDDEFELGVSLAASIAATEINEERIAQVAFAGELLADPTPMRLMDSFTMVERTPATTFVAGVSDAVTHVPGASVIVLVTGQNTAREEVRAALATVPAGARAVVVRAGAHTELSDLVGVPVLGIENLQIAPLAAAKAVR
- a CDS encoding AAA family ATPase — protein: MNEQMNAETFAQTFEEIAANVGRAVLGKKDVIRLALTAMMARGHLLIEDAPGTGKTALARAIAASIDSTASRIQFTPDLLPSDITGVTMYDQLAGKWEFHPGPIFAQVVLADEINRASPKTQSALLEVMEEGHVTVDGTAYPASRPFMVIATQNPIEQAGTYPLPEAQLDRFLMKIEVGFPPASVGVAVLSGANIADRASELSPVVDADTVNTMIDAAANVHASDELLAFVWALAQATREDPEARLGVSIRGALAMVRAAKVWAGVEGRDYVIPDDVLALVSHVWEHRIVLDPDAQFSGATAAGVLERAIAKVPAP